One part of the Melospiza melodia melodia isolate bMelMel2 chromosome 3, bMelMel2.pri, whole genome shotgun sequence genome encodes these proteins:
- the HS3ST5 gene encoding heparan sulfate glucosamine 3-O-sulfotransferase 5: MLFKQQALLRQKLFVLGSLAIGSLLYLVARVGSLDRLQPLCPIDGRFGPRGQDEIPLRALQFKRGLLHEFRKGNATKEQIRLHNLVQQLPKAIIIGVRKGGTRALLEMLNLHPAVVKASQEIHFFDNDENYAKGIEWYRKKMPFSYPHQITIEKSPAYFITEEVPERIYKMNSSIKLLIIVREPTTRAISDYTQVLEGKERKNKTYYKFEKLAIDPNTCEVNTKYKAVRTSIYTKHLERWLKYFPIEQFHIVDGDRLITEPLPELQLVEKFLNLPPRISQYNLYFNATRGFYCLRFNIVFNKCLAGSKGRIHPEVDTSVITKLRKFFHPFNQKFYQITGRTFNWP, encoded by the exons ATGCTATTCAAACAGCAGGCGTTGCTGAGACAGAAGCTCTTTGTGCTAGGCAGCCTTGCTATTGGAAGTCTCCTATATCTAGTTGCCAGAGTTGGGAGTTTGGATAG actgcagcccctctgccccattGATGGTCGTTTTGGACCCCGCGGCCAGGACGAAATCCCCTTGCGAGCCCTGCAGTTCAAGCGAGGTCTGCTCCATGAATTTCGGAAGGGCAATGCCACCAAGGAACAAATCCGACTGCACAATCTGGTTCAGCAGCTTCCCAAGGCCATTATCATTGGGGTGCGGAAAGGAGGCACCCGAGCACTACTGGAGATGCTGAACCTTCACCCCGCAGTGGTCAAAGCTTCTCAAGAGATTCACTTCTTTGACAATGATGAAAACTATGCCAAGGGAATTGAGTGGTACCggaaaaaaatgcctttttcttACCCTCATCAAATAACAATTGAGAAAAGCCCCGCGTATTTTATCACCGAGGAAGTACCTGAAAGGATTTACAAAATGAACTCATCTATCAAATTATTGATCATTGTCAGGGAACCTACCACAAGAGCTATTTCTGATTACACTCAGGTGCTGGAAGGCAAGGAAAGAAAGAACAAAACTTACTACAAATTTGAGAAGCTGGCGATTGATCCTAATACCTGTGAAGTGAACACTAAGTACAAGGCAGTGAGAACCAGCATCTACACAAAACATCTGGAGAGGTGGTTAAAATACTTCCCAATCGAGCAGTTTCATATTGTGGACGGAGACCGGCTCATCACAGAACCACTGCCAGAACTCCAGCTGGTTGAGAAGTTCCTAAATCTTCCTCCAAGGATAAGTCAGTACAATTTATACTTCAATGCCACCAGAGGGTTTTACTGCTTGCGATTTAACATTGTCTTTAACAAGTGCCTGGCGGGTAGCAAGGGACGCATCCATCCAGAGGTGGACACCTCTGTCATTACCAAATTGCGCAAGTTCTTCCATCCTTTTAATCAAAAATTTTACCAGATCACGGGGAGGACATTTAACTGGCCCTAA